One segment of Fibrobacter sp. UWB10 DNA contains the following:
- a CDS encoding MlaD family protein, with amino-acid sequence MAFKPLKRINWMEISGLLVGVFFTVAVMVFGFVLYWKLFSSHMIGVEEYHLQSRFEKAFGLHIGTRVQISGVDVGQIDSMEVKDSGVVMHFLIRTQYQNLITDSAQVFAMRDQNMISARIINIDIRKKGKVLEDGAFLPPGEAQDIETVIETANELLGRVNKLIDAADTILGMAMDTGTTIGALFGSRLLYDNLNRQLTRLDDITYQGKKVLYQASDLFDTMQYHIPILLDKVDTIASDVSGLMGDIKPLPQKVDNLMTGVDKMMGKVDNTFGRVDGLLNEVSLVTSGLSDFMEATEQTLQNADDLMAGVSNMWIVKRSMPNKDSVPFIVETLW; translated from the coding sequence ATGGCATTTAAACCATTAAAACGAATCAACTGGATGGAAATTTCCGGCCTTCTGGTCGGTGTCTTCTTTACCGTTGCCGTTATGGTTTTTGGCTTTGTACTTTATTGGAAACTATTCTCGTCGCACATGATTGGTGTCGAGGAATACCATCTGCAAAGCCGCTTCGAAAAAGCTTTCGGCCTACACATAGGCACCCGCGTTCAGATTAGCGGCGTGGACGTCGGCCAGATTGACAGTATGGAAGTCAAAGATTCTGGCGTTGTCATGCATTTCCTTATCCGTACACAATACCAGAACCTGATTACTGACAGCGCCCAAGTGTTCGCCATGCGCGACCAGAACATGATTTCGGCACGTATCATCAATATCGACATCCGCAAAAAAGGTAAAGTTCTTGAAGACGGAGCATTCCTGCCCCCCGGAGAAGCTCAAGATATCGAAACCGTTATCGAAACCGCCAACGAACTCTTAGGACGTGTTAACAAACTGATTGATGCCGCAGATACTATTCTCGGCATGGCCATGGATACGGGAACAACTATTGGCGCCCTATTTGGTTCCAGACTTTTGTATGACAACTTGAACCGACAGCTCACACGCTTGGACGACATTACCTACCAAGGCAAAAAAGTTTTGTACCAGGCCTCGGACTTGTTCGACACCATGCAATACCACATTCCCATCTTACTTGATAAAGTGGATACCATTGCATCGGATGTATCTGGCTTAATGGGAGATATCAAGCCCCTGCCGCAAAAGGTGGACAACCTCATGACCGGCGTCGACAAGATGATGGGCAAGGTCGACAATACGTTTGGACGTGTCGACGGGCTCCTGAACGAAGTAAGCCTTGTGACTTCGGGACTTTCAGACTTCATGGAAGCAACCGAACAAACCTTGCAGAATGCAGACGACTTGATGGCAGGCGTTTCGAACATGTGGATCGTCAAGCGTTCCATGCCTAACAAAGATTCCGTTCCGTTCATTGTGGAGACGCTATGGTAA